A region of the Oceanihabitans sp. IOP_32 genome:
TGCCGTTAATCAAGTAGGTTTGGTTTTGGCTTTAGATGAAAAAGAGAAATCGACTATTACCGATATTTCTCAATTAAACGTAAAATCGAAGCAAGGGAACATGATCCCTATTGCAGATTTGGTGGACATCTCTCAAACTACGGCTGCAAAAAGTATTTATCGTAAAAACCAAAAACGTGTGGTTTATGTCATGGCCGATATGGCTGGAAAATTGGAAAGTCCTGCCTATGCTATTTTAGGAATGGAAGATAAATTGAAACAAATTCCATTACCAGAAGGCTACGAGCTTAATGAAATGTATTTAGGTCAACCAGATTACGAAGATAACTATACCGTAAAATGGGATGGCGAATGGCAAATTACTCTAGAAGTATTTAGAGATTTAGGTATTGCCTTTTTAGGTGCGCTTATCTTGATTTATATTTTAATTGTAGGCTGGTTTCAAAACTTTAAAGCACCAATTGTAATGATGGTTGCGGTGCCTTTGTCTTTAATCGGAATTATTTTAGGACACTGGATTATGGGTGCATTTTTTACAGCAACATCATTTATTGGAATGATTGCCTTAGCGGGAATTATGGTTAGAAACTCGGTATTGCTAATTGACTTTATCAATTTAAGAACCGCAGACGGTGTACCCCTTAAACAAGCTGCCATTGAAGCTGGCGCAGTGCGTACAACACCTATTTTATTAACAGCAGGAACAGTTGTTATTGGCGCATTTGTAATCTTGTTTGATCCCATTTTCCAAGGTTTAGCCATATCTCTAATGGGAGGTACTATTGTTTCAACGGTATTAACCTTGTTGGTTGTACCATTAGTGTATTATATGATAGAGAAGAAGAATTATAAATAATCATTTTTCCGGCAGATTTCAGAGATTCACGCAGCAAAAAAACACAATCTGCGTTATCTGTGAAATCTGCGGAAAACAAAAAATAAAGAGCATATGAAATTAGTTATAGTTACCTCAGTCGAAGCCTTTCAAAAAGATGTTTTAAAACTCTTCAAAAATGCGAATATCCACAACTTAAGCAGCTCTGATATTGATGGTTATAAAAACGGATCGTCGGTATTAATGGCTTCAAGCTGGTTTCCTGGTCAAAAATTTGGTGATGAATCACGTTTGTTTTTCTCGTTTACAGAAGATGAAAACATTGATGCATTATTTAATTTAATCAAAGAATTTAATGCAACTGTAGAGACTAAGAATGCGGTTAGAGCGGTTGTAGTTCCTATTGAGAAATTTATATAAAACAAATATTAATCTTAAAACAAATTAAAATGTTAAATACATATTTTAGAGTTATTGTTGGTTTCATGGTCTTGTTAAGTGTGGTATTAACCACTTTTGTTCACCCCAATTGGATGTGGTTTACGGTGTTTATAGGTGTGAATTTAATTCAATCGGCCTTTACAAAATGGTGCTTATTAGAAACCATTTTAATGAAACTTGGCGTTAAAAAAGGTGGCGGAAGCTGTGCTGTACCAACATCTAAAGACAGTTAAACTAAAACATATTTTATTACATTAATGTCCGATAAAAGACATAATACCGCTTCGCTTTTAGACATTAGAACCAAGACTAGATTCTAACTAACTGATTGGCAGAAGTGAATTGAATAATAAAACATCTCATCGCACTCTTTATAATTGTTTTATATAAACAAGGTATCATTTTAAAAGACGCGTCAAGTTCTTTATTTAAAAGCGATTAATGATTATAAAACATTTTTAGTCGGACACTAATGATTGTATTAGTTATTATCATTCTTTATGATGAATAAAAAAGCTAAGCATTTCTTTAAAAAAATGCTTAGCTTTTTTTAGTTCATAGTTAAAACTGACACTCATAAGACCTCACAGGTTTTTGAAACCGGTGAAGTCTATAAAAAAACTGAGCTTTTTCAAGCCGAAGTAAACTAAAAGATGCGTGCTTAATTCTCTACTAAACTAAACGCCCCTTTAGCTAGAAATTTAGTGTTTTCAGAAAAATTATCAATATTCTCTATTTTCGAAAAACCTTCATAGCTCGCTATTACCTTAACTTTCTCTTGACTAAAATAGTAGGTATCGCCTTCTTTCTTATTCAGAACTAAAACATAAGACGTGCCATCGACTTCAATAACAGATTCGCTTGGTAGCGCTTTCGCGGAATTTGATGCTGTTACTATTACCGCTTCTACAAACATGCCTGTTAAAAAGTTGTGATTGGCTTCATCATTAATATGTGCATGCACCGTAATGGTTCTGTTGTCCATAATAGTGGTGCCCACTAAATACACTGTAGCTTTAAATGCTTCTGTGGAAACCTCAGGGATTTTAAAAGTAATCTCTTGCCCCTTTTTTACTTTCATAATATCTTTTTCAAAAACCGAAAGCTCCAAATGGATATGCTTATTATCTATAATTTCTAAAATCTCGGTTGCTGGCGACACATACGCTCCTTTTGTAACATTTATTTTTGTAACACTACCAGAAACAGGTGCATACATATTAACGACCGAACTGATTATTCCGGCCCTTACTTGTGATGGGGAAATATTCAACATTCGTAATTGTTTTTCCAATCCCGTATGTCTTGCTAAAGCACTTTTATAATCACTCTCTGCTTTAAGAAAACTTTTCTGAGAGGTTATGTTTTCAGCTTTCATGGTTGTTTGTCTGTCGTATTCCGATTTTAAATACGTAAGCTGTCCATTAACCTCCATATACTGCTGTTGCATACTAATAAACTCAGGGTTTTCTATGCTTAATAATACCTGTCCTTTACGCACTTTATCACCCACAAGTAATGGTGCTGTTTTAATATAACCACCCATGGTAGCACTTACTACTGCCCTATTTGCTGGTGGTACATCAATCATTCCGTTTACATTCACAAGGGTTGGAAACGACTTTTCTTCAAGCTGAGCTAAACTCATGTTACTTTGTTGAAATTGCGCTTGTGTGACTTGAATATGTTCATTTTCCGTAGCCCTATCGTCAGACTCGTTTTCTGTAGATTGACTGCTTTTTTCGCCACAACTAAAAAGGGTAAAGATCAAGCTTAAAAGGACTGTTTTATATAGAATATTCTTCATGATTGTTTTTTTATAAGGTTAGGTAATTTATAGCAATAACGGTTTGATTGTATGCACTTAACTCCTCCAGATAACCTAATTTTATCTGGTAAGCACTTTCTAAACTTTGAATGTATTGATAAAAATCAATTTCACCGTTTTCAAAACTGCTATGTGCGGTTTTTAAAATTTCTTCAGAAAGTGTATCACCTTCATTTTCATAATAATACAAAGCCTCTTGAAGCTGAGACAAAGCCAACTTAAGCGCATTAAACTTGGCGTTAATCTGAATCTCGTAGTCTTTAGATTCTGATACAGCAACCTGTTCAGCTATTTTAGAAGCTTTAATTTTAGAGGCTTGTCCGCTAAAAAACAAGGGTATTTTTAAACCCAATTGGTAGCCGTACAAATGGCCTTTTAATTCTGAATTGGACCCCTGAAAATAATTAAGGCTAATGTCTGGCAGCAATTGTTGTTTTTCAAAACGACGTTCGGCTTGCAACAAGGCAATTCTATTTTGATAAAATGCCGTTTCTGCACTGCCGTTAATTTCTAAAGTCTGTAGTGGCACTTTTAATGAAGGCTGGGAGGCAATAACCAGTGCTTCATCTGCTTGAACAACTTTTATAACATTTGCATAAGCGGCTGTAACCTCTTTTTGTGCTTGCAAATAATTTAGATTAATTTGTTTCTGCTTAGAGGCTGCGGTAATCTTCTCTAAATAATTGGTTTCACCCAATTCAAAACGTCTAGCTGCAATTTGAGAAAAGTTAGTATATAAACTGTCTAGCGTTTTATAGACTTGTTCTTTTTCTCTAGCAATTTGATAGTTGTAATAAGCCGCAGTTACCTCTCGTTTTATGGCTTTTTCTTCAATATCATAACGACTTGATGTGATATTATAACGCGCTTTATTCATCTTCTTTTCTGAAAAATAAACCGTTGGGAATTTAAAGTCTTGCTGAATCCCGAAAATTTGAAGCGGTTCATTATTCACCGCTAAATTATTTTCATCAAACTCATAATACACTTGCGTTTTATCGAAACTAAAAGCCGAATTAATTAAAGCATCAAATTGTTGTGTTTCCAGTCGGTTTGCTTGTAATCCCGCATTATTCTCTATAGCTAAAGGTATTAAATCGTCTAAAGTTTGAGGGTTTTGCTGCGCCATTGCCGGTATTGAAAGTAATAAGGCTACGACACTTAGACCCACCATATTATTTTTATTCGTGCGTTTTTTATCTTCTTTAGGCGTATTAAAATGGGCGTATAACACCGGCAATACCACTAAAGTTAATAATGTAGCCGTAAACACGCCACCAATTACCACCGTTGCTAAAGGGCGTTGCACCTCTGCCCCAACATTGGTTGAAACCGCCATAGGCAATAAGCCCAGTGCTGTGGACGATGCTGTTAATAATACAGCGCGTAATCTATCTTTTGTACCTTGTTTTATTAGGGCGTCCATACTTTTAAATCCTTGAGTTTTTAGTTCTTTAAAATGTTCAATTAAAACGATTCCATTAAGCACAGCGACACCAAAAAGGGCAATAAAGCCAACACCTGCCGAGATACTAAAAGGCATATCTCGAAGCCATAACAATATGATACCACCTACGGCCGCTAGTGGAATTGCCGAGTACACAATAAGCGCTTCTTTAACCGATTTAAGCGCAAAATACAGTAGCACAAATATTAAAATAAGCGCTACAGGAACAGCAATCATTAATCTTGCTTTGGCACTTTGTAAATTTTCAAACTGGCCGCCGTAAGTAATGGTATAGCCTACAGGTAGTTTTATATTGTCGTTTATTAAGGCTTGCACATCGTCTGCAACCGACTGTAAATCGCGGTTACGCACGTTTATACCTACTACAATTCGCCGTCTGGTATCATCGCGAGAAATTTGTGCAGCTCCAGTTTTAAAACTAATATCTGCTAATTCACTTAAGGGTATTTTTCCGCCGGAAGGCAAATCGATATACAAGTTTTTTAAATCCTCAATACCTTGACGTTTTTCTTGTTCTAGTCTTACAACCAAATCAAAACGTTTTTCGCCTTCAAAAACACTTCCTGCGGTTTTTCCAGCAAATCCCATAGACACCATATCATTCAGGTCTTGAATGTTAAGTCCGTATCTCGCAATTTTAGAACGGTTGTATTGTACGCTCATTTCTGGTAATCCTGCAATTTTTTCAACAGATATATCTGCAGCACCTGCAACACCTTGTATTAGCTCACCTATTTCACTTCCTTTTTGAGCTAAAATTTCTAAATCGTCACCAAAAATCTTAATGGCTATATCGGCACGAACACCAGTAATAAGCTCGTTAAAACGCATTTCGATAGGCTGTGTAAATTCGACTTCCATACCGGGAATAATGGCCAATGCTTCTTTAAACTTATCGGCCAGTTCATCTTTTGAAGCTGCCGATGTCCATTCGCCTTTAGGATTTAACACAATAATAACATCGCTCTCTTCCATAGACATCGGGTCTGTTGGCACCTCGGCAGCACCAATACGGGTAACCACTTGATTAACTTCGGGAAACTCTAAAAGTATCTTTTCAATTTGGGTGGTTATTTCTACCGTATTACGCAGTGAGGTTCCTGTTTTTAATACGGGTTGAATTACAAAATCGCCTTCATCCAGAGTGGGCACAAATTCACCTCCCATAGTTGAGTATAAATACACCGAAAACCCTAATAATACAATCGCAATACTTAACACTAACTTTTTACTACGCAATGCCCAATCGATAACCGGATCGTACCATCTAGTAACCCATTTCATTATCCTAACAGCGATGTTTTTATCTGTGGCCTTAGAAGGTTTTAAAACCAAAGATGCGACCACCGGAACATAAGTAAAACAAAGTATCATGGCGCCAATAAGTGCAAAACTAAAGGTGAGTGCCATAGGTTTAAACATTTTACCTTCTACGCCGCTTAGTGATAAAATGGGAATAAACACAATAAGAATAACAAGTTGCCCGAAGATGGCAGAATTCATCATTTTTGAGGTCCCCGAAAAGGTGATCTTATCTTTTAAACTTTGTCTTTCAATTTTAGGTAATGCGTTAATAGTTAATTTTTGCTTTGTAATTTTAAAAGCCACAAACTCTACAATAATAACGGCTCCATCAATGATAATACCAAAATCTATAGCCCCCAAGCTCATTAAATTGGCATCGACGCCAAATAGGTACATTAAGGACAATGCAAAAAGCAAACACAAAGGAATAATGGAAGCCACTACAAGGCCAGAACGCCAATTACCTAGCAGCAATACCACTACAAAAATCACGATTAAACAGCCTAAAACCAAATTTTCGGTGACGGTATAAGTGGTTTTATTTATAAGCTCACTTCTATCCAGAAAAGCATTAATAAAAACACCTTCTGGTAGAGATTTTGATATCTCATCAACACGTATTTTAACGGCATCGATTACTTTTTTGGAGTTGGCATCTTTAAGCATCATAACTTGCCCGAGAACCTTTTCGCCTTCACCGTTACCCGTAATCGCGCCAAAGCGTGTAGCCCTACCAAAACCCACTTGTGCGACATCTTTTATGTAAATTGGCATGCCGTTGGTGTTTTTTACCACAATATTTTTAATATCGTCTAGAGACGTGATTAGACCTTCGCCACGAATAAAATAGGCTTGATTTACTTTTTCAATATAACCGCCACCAGAAACACTGTTATTCATTTCTAAAGCCGTAAAAATCTCACGGGCAGAAATATTCATCGCGTTTAATTTTTCGGTATTGATGGCGACTTCGTATTGTTTTAAAAAGCCACCCCAAGTATTCACCTCAACAACGCCAGGAATACCAGAAAGCTGTCGTTTAACCACCCAATCTTGAATGGTACGCAAATCTTCAACTGTGTATTGGTCTTTAAACTCTGGCTTTACATCTAGAATGTATTGGTATATTTCGCCGAGCCCTGTGGTAATAGGGCCCATTTCTGGAGAGCCAAAACCTTCTGGGATTTTTTCGGCAGCCGATTTAATTTTTTCAGCAATAAGTTGTCGGGGGAGATAACTTCCCATATCGTCTTCAAAAACGATGGTGACCACCGATAATCCAAACTTTGAAATGGAACGAATCTCGATAACACCCGGCAAGTTCGCCATTTCTAACTCCACAGGATAGGTAATAAATTGCTCCATATCTTCGGTGGAAAGATTACGAGAAGTGGTAATAACCTGAACCTGATTGTTGGTAATATCTGGTACAGCACCAATAGGGATTTGCGATAAAGAATAGATCCCAAAACCTATAATAAAAGTGGTGAATAGAAGAACAATAATTTTGTTCTTTAAACTAAAATTTATAATATACGATAGCATTTTTTTGTAAATAATCAAGGTTAAAGTGCCCAAACCACCATGATGTGATTAAGGAACAAAAAAGAATAAATCTGCGATTATTTATGAAAGCCGAGGCGGCTGAAAAAGGTTATCTGAATGCCATGAAGAAGATGGTGGCTGATAATAAAAATGATGTTTTCTAAATTCTGAAAACTCTAGAGTTCTGAATCCGTTTTTATTGGTAAACTGAAAAAAATAAGTCATAGAAGCCACATGAGTTTGCTGCTTAAAAGGAAGCTTTTCGTGGTCTTCTTTTTCCTCTTGATGATTTTTGTCATGTTCTGCTTTTAACTCGCCATAATGCTTAGAAATAAACATGAAAAGATTGTCGCCATGTGCTTCATTATGGAATTTAGCGTGTTCAATAAACTCGTCAATTTGAGACAAATCATTAAGGTTTATACCAAAACTTTGAATTAGTATAATGAAGGATAAGGCTATGGAACTAAATTTAAACACTATACAAATATAAGGATTTTAATAGTTTGAAATACATTATTTTTTTTATACCCTATGATGATTAGTTTCTTAACCTGAAATGCTCATGAATTTAAGGTAATGAACGTTTGGTTTTACTCGTTTAAAAAGCTGCATTACTGTAAAGTTAAATAAAAAAACAGAAAGCGGTTTAATTTAAAAGACTACTTTCTGTTTTTAAAGGTGTTAGTGAACTTCAATCACTTTTTTAGAAGCTTGTTTGTGGTCAACTGCTTCTAATTTAGACAACTTAATTTTTAAAATCCCATTCTTATAAGACGCTTTAACATCTTGATCTAAATCTACCGAAACTGGCAGAGCCATAGACCTTTTAAAAGTAGTATAATTAAACTCTTTACGAGAAAAATTATCGTCGTTATTCCCTTCTTCTTGTTCTTTTTCGCCAGAAACATGAAGCACATCGTCTTCAATAGTTACTTCAAAATCCTTTTTATCGAATCCGGGTGCCGCAAATTCAATTTTAAAATTGTTTTTGCGCTCTTCAATGTTCATTGCTGGCATGTGGCTATCGGGGTCAATAAAATCTTCAAATCTGGTAAGGCTGTCTAAACCAGTGTTGAAAAACATAGCATTCCAAGGTGTTAAAAAGTTACTTGCCCATGGGGATAACGTTTGGCCTTCAAATAATTTTCTCTTTCTTGGATTTAATAATGCTGACATAATGATACAACTTTTAGGTTAAACTGATATCTTGTGTTGTAGTCGTAATGTACAAACAGAACAGAAGCCATACAATGATACAAATCAGTCAGTTAACCAACTTAATCACACTGTAGAAACAGTTAATTCATGACAACACTTTCGATGTATTGGAAAAATCGAAAAAGCTTAAAT
Encoded here:
- a CDS encoding Hsp20/alpha crystallin family protein codes for the protein MSALLNPRKRKLFEGQTLSPWASNFLTPWNAMFFNTGLDSLTRFEDFIDPDSHMPAMNIEERKNNFKIEFAAPGFDKKDFEVTIEDDVLHVSGEKEQEEGNNDDNFSRKEFNYTTFKRSMALPVSVDLDQDVKASYKNGILKIKLSKLEAVDHKQASKKVIEVH
- a CDS encoding CusA/CzcA family heavy metal efflux RND transporter; translation: MLSYIINFSLKNKIIVLLFTTFIIGFGIYSLSQIPIGAVPDITNNQVQVITTSRNLSTEDMEQFITYPVELEMANLPGVIEIRSISKFGLSVVTIVFEDDMGSYLPRQLIAEKIKSAAEKIPEGFGSPEMGPITTGLGEIYQYILDVKPEFKDQYTVEDLRTIQDWVVKRQLSGIPGVVEVNTWGGFLKQYEVAINTEKLNAMNISAREIFTALEMNNSVSGGGYIEKVNQAYFIRGEGLITSLDDIKNIVVKNTNGMPIYIKDVAQVGFGRATRFGAITGNGEGEKVLGQVMMLKDANSKKVIDAVKIRVDEISKSLPEGVFINAFLDRSELINKTTYTVTENLVLGCLIVIFVVVLLLGNWRSGLVVASIIPLCLLFALSLMYLFGVDANLMSLGAIDFGIIIDGAVIIVEFVAFKITKQKLTINALPKIERQSLKDKITFSGTSKMMNSAIFGQLVILIVFIPILSLSGVEGKMFKPMALTFSFALIGAMILCFTYVPVVASLVLKPSKATDKNIAVRIMKWVTRWYDPVIDWALRSKKLVLSIAIVLLGFSVYLYSTMGGEFVPTLDEGDFVIQPVLKTGTSLRNTVEITTQIEKILLEFPEVNQVVTRIGAAEVPTDPMSMEESDVIIVLNPKGEWTSAASKDELADKFKEALAIIPGMEVEFTQPIEMRFNELITGVRADIAIKIFGDDLEILAQKGSEIGELIQGVAGAADISVEKIAGLPEMSVQYNRSKIARYGLNIQDLNDMVSMGFAGKTAGSVFEGEKRFDLVVRLEQEKRQGIEDLKNLYIDLPSGGKIPLSELADISFKTGAAQISRDDTRRRIVVGINVRNRDLQSVADDVQALINDNIKLPVGYTITYGGQFENLQSAKARLMIAVPVALILIFVLLYFALKSVKEALIVYSAIPLAAVGGIILLWLRDMPFSISAGVGFIALFGVAVLNGIVLIEHFKELKTQGFKSMDALIKQGTKDRLRAVLLTASSTALGLLPMAVSTNVGAEVQRPLATVVIGGVFTATLLTLVVLPVLYAHFNTPKEDKKRTNKNNMVGLSVVALLLSIPAMAQQNPQTLDDLIPLAIENNAGLQANRLETQQFDALINSAFSFDKTQVYYEFDENNLAVNNEPLQIFGIQQDFKFPTVYFSEKKMNKARYNITSSRYDIEEKAIKREVTAAYYNYQIAREKEQVYKTLDSLYTNFSQIAARRFELGETNYLEKITAASKQKQINLNYLQAQKEVTAAYANVIKVVQADEALVIASQPSLKVPLQTLEINGSAETAFYQNRIALLQAERRFEKQQLLPDISLNYFQGSNSELKGHLYGYQLGLKIPLFFSGQASKIKASKIAEQVAVSESKDYEIQINAKFNALKLALSQLQEALYYYENEGDTLSEEILKTAHSSFENGEIDFYQYIQSLESAYQIKLGYLEELSAYNQTVIAINYLTL
- a CDS encoding efflux RND transporter periplasmic adaptor subunit produces the protein MKNILYKTVLLSLIFTLFSCGEKSSQSTENESDDRATENEHIQVTQAQFQQSNMSLAQLEEKSFPTLVNVNGMIDVPPANRAVVSATMGGYIKTAPLLVGDKVRKGQVLLSIENPEFISMQQQYMEVNGQLTYLKSEYDRQTTMKAENITSQKSFLKAESDYKSALARHTGLEKQLRMLNISPSQVRAGIISSVVNMYAPVSGSVTKINVTKGAYVSPATEILEIIDNKHIHLELSVFEKDIMKVKKGQEITFKIPEVSTEAFKATVYLVGTTIMDNRTITVHAHINDEANHNFLTGMFVEAVIVTASNSAKALPSESVIEVDGTSYVLVLNKKEGDTYYFSQEKVKVIASYEGFSKIENIDNFSENTKFLAKGAFSLVEN
- a CDS encoding DUF2892 domain-containing protein — its product is MLNTYFRVIVGFMVLLSVVLTTFVHPNWMWFTVFIGVNLIQSAFTKWCLLETILMKLGVKKGGGSCAVPTSKDS